A window of Hordeum vulgare subsp. vulgare chromosome 5H, MorexV3_pseudomolecules_assembly, whole genome shotgun sequence genomic DNA:
GATGGAGCCAACCTCAACAGGAGCAGGCTTGATTCCTTCTACTGGTTGGTTTGTGTTCTTGAGTTGGTCTCCTCGGTGGTCTACCTCTTCTTGGCGAGGAGGTACTTGTACAGGAATGACCAAAGGGTTGCCGCCGAAGATGACAAGGAGATCCCGTCTGCTGGTTATGTGGATGGGACCTAATATTGAGATAGTAAAGTTGCTTTGCTTATATTGGGTACTTTGTCATTTGTCAAGACGGCTTGGTTGCCATGTATGTCGTTGAACTACGCTTTGGACCTCTCGCTATGATATTGTACAACCATGTGCATTGAttatctatactactaataaaagatCAAACAAAAACTTCTCTAGGTACACATAACTATTACCCCcacaaaaacaaacaccaatCACCACCACACAATTAGACAACAAATTACAATCTAATGGCCTTTCACCATCCACGCAGCACCACCGTGTGCATTTACCAAATAAACTAAGGctgaccgtgctccacctcctcgCTCAACCCGCTCGCCTCGCGCCCCCGCTCAGGCCGCTAGCCCACCGCTTGCCTCGCGTAGCCGTCGCCGTCGCTCGACGCtcgcctcgcgccgccgccgccgccgcccccgctcAGCCCGCtcgcctcgcgccgccgccgtcccCGCTCAGCCCGCTCGCCCACCGCTTGCCTCGCGTGGCCGTCGCCGTCGCTCGACGCtcgcctcgcgccgccgccgccgtcgcccccgcTCAACCCGCTCGCCCACCGCTTGCCTCGTGTGGCTATCGCCGTCGCTCGACGCTCGCCTCGCGCAGCCGCAGCCGTTGCCGCCCCCACCTCACGCGACTGGAGTTTGGAGGTGAACTGTCGCCAAAAGAAGGTGGCGGATGCGGAGGCGCGTCGAGCGCGCGTCACGGAAGGCGGGGAAGCGGAGGCAGAGGAGCAGCAAGAGGGAGAGGAGCGCGAAGAGGGTCGATCGAGGTGGCCGTCGGGTGCTGCTTCGTCGTGGCGCGCGGTGGTGCCAGCGGCAGGCCGCTGCCGCCAATCCAGCGCTTGCTTGCATGGTGGATCGAGAGACCGCTGCCCACCTCCAGTCTTACTCCACAAACACACACATCATTTTTTGGATTTGTAGCATCATATCCATCCTTTCATCTTTGTTCTCTGTTGTCCGATGTCTTTCAttaaattttcattttctttctgcaATAGTATCAGACACAGTTCTGGGGATGTATGCTAAATATAAAGTAGGCTGACTACAGCGAAATGTAGTTAAACAAACATGCACTTTTATTGTATTGTCACTTGTAGTCGGATATAGGCACTAACAGTGGTTGTGGACTTTGTGGTTACCTTGTACTACTTATCCCGTGACATATCATCCATCATGTCATGCTTTCTCTTTATGTTATCTTCTTGTTTTTTTTGCGTGGTCTTTATGTTATCTTCTGTCATTGAATGATTTTCATTTTGTTTGCTGAAATAGCTGTAGGCTGAGTTGTTCTCTGTGTTTGAGGTTAGGTTGATTAGAGTGAAATGTAGTTACAAGGAAAAAGACAGTTTTAACTGGTGATAATGAATGTTATTCTCTCCATAGGCATGCCTTCTGGATTGATGGACAGGTTATCCATGTTCAGGCGAATAGTAGAGGTGGTCATGCTTATTTCCCTTCTACTCTGCATGCAGAAGTGTCTTTTCTGAACATTGTGGTCATGCTCCACAATTCAGATACTGAGATACTACTGCCAGTTAGTGTAGTGATACACTGTTCATCTACTACGGGTGCAGTTCTTTGTGTTGCACTTCAATTTGTGCATATCTTTGTATATTCTATTTATTTTATAGTATTTCTTTTAAAATAATATATAATTACATGCAAAGCTCTGCAACTGCCTTCGGTATGTGATGGTCCAATGAGAAAGAAATGCAAGCTGACGGTGTTGCTGATGGGTGGCACTAATAACCCCATTGTCCTCACTCTTGCATCATTATTCAAGCTTACTTTTTCCTACAGCAAGAAAGAGGATGTTGATAGCTACTCTTCTGTATCTAAAATACTACCAATTATCGCGCTGAAAGGAAGATTTTGTTTGCTCTACTCTCAGTTGACTGAATAAACAAGTGCATCATAGTATTTAAAACACGAATAAAGAAAACCAGGAATTTGCTTTGTACAAAATACATCGATAGTTCACACATATCCAAGTTCaaaatatattatatatataattttattttatgaatACAAAAGAAAACTAATCTGAATGTATGTATCTTAGACTACGCGAGAAAATGGTCAATGTAATATGCCTCAAATATATTTATGTGTATGTGTGTCCTCTGCAAATATTCATGGTGACTGGATGCGGCCTAGAATTGTTAAATTGAGAATTACAAGTGTACAAATCACAAAGAGGGTATGCGCATCACATGGTAAGAAGAACCGACATATTGATGGCAATGTGATATGTGTGTGATCAAGCACATTATGCGCAAAGGGACATGATGTTGTGGTTACACATTATGTCAAGTACCATACAATAAAttattttagttttcctttcTTTTATGATGGACATTTTAGTTTTCCTCAAGAATGTGAATTTTTACAAAAACAACATTTTCACAATCAGAATATATACAAGCTAGAGTAGTTCAACGCTCAAGAATAATGATTATAAATTTTTGGTGAGTATGTAGTGATGAAGACATTCAGTTGGATGGGCAAGCGACGACATGCATTTGGGTAAGATGATCATGTGTGAAGGATTTAGATACATGGAAAACACACAAATCAAATTAGATAATCGATAATTAATACAGCTTATGATGTGCGCCCGAGGCAAGTCAAAATCTAAGAGGATGTCTTCATTGCAAAAATAAGATCTAGTCGCACAAATGTGTGGGTCACCCTGTTAGTTATAGATGGAAAGTAACTATTCATAGGGAACGGTGTTTTGGTGCCCGGGCTCAGATGAGCCTGGGTATGAGCAGTACCCGCGATTATAAATTAAAGGTGGTTcaaaaaattcaatttttttttgtgGTGCAAGATGCTCCTGTGTGCAAACTCCGTGCAAAATTTTGTGAAGTTTGAACATTCAAGGAGCTTGTGGTAAAAAAAACAAATTTTGGATGTCTGAGAAACTATTGAAAATCGTACTGTTCACGTCTGATTTTGTCTTTTTTTCCAGGAGCTCTTAGAAAGTCCAAACTTTCCAAAATTTTGCACGGAATTCACGCACAAGAACATCTTACACCACAATTGTTTTTCCATTTTTAATCATGTTACTATTCATCGGGCTCATCTGAGCACGGGCTCTGGAGTGAATTATCGCTATTCATAATGCTTTAGACAAAAAAACATTCCTAATGCTCTACACGGCCCATAGCATTATGAATGGTTTTTCTTCATGAAAATTCGCACACATGTAGACCATTAAACGGTGTTTGTTGCCATTTGTTCagattttattttttactatttttaaaattttactaTTCATAAGGATGCATTTGAGCTTGATATTAGAAACTCAGTGTCAACCATGTTAGTCTCAGACTTCATCATCCCTTTGTTGaattatagatttagtttagACACGTATAAAAGACAAATCCTTAAAAATCTCAAAGACCCATGTGAGATTTCATAACATTGTGGAAAATTTAATACCACCCCGGACATGGATGAGAGTTGAGACCAACATATACGAAATTGCCTTCCACGACCTAGAAGCATGGGAAGAAGAAGGATACATGTGTGCTCCTCCTCTGCTGTTCAACCCGCCTAATGTTTCGTGAATGGGTGAAGCTCAGCCTAATGCCATGTATACATAATCTCTCGTCTCCCGACCTGACCGCCTATATATAAGAGGCGTTGACAACCCTATATGTGGCTTAAAAAGTTAATTTAAATTTTTAGATCTTTCTCACATTCTTTGATTGCATTCTTTTTTAATAAATTTGTGAACCCGATATGGATTATGACGTGGATCGTATCTTTTTGAATTTCCATATGTGTGATTACCTCAGAACTTCAACATAAGTCTATTTTTTATTAGAGCAAGTATAACAAGGACCCAGTTTAAAGTATATTTCTAACAAGTAACATTATTAacattgtgttttttgtattaCTATGTAACTtttaagttttaacatcttcatcagaaatGCAAAATGGAGCTTGTTGACGATGTTACACCCTAAGGGTTCCTCACCTGACCGAAAGTCGTCCTTAGTAGGCATGACCGGCTCCTCCTAGGTCGGCTACGCCATGGACCAATCAACCTAGCCATTGGACCTATAACACGGTGGGCCCGGAAGAGTTAGCATACAAGATAATTAAGACGATCGATGTCCGGAGGAAATCCTCCCAACCGACTTAGAACATGTAACCCTAGACTCCTCGCATCCATATAAGTCGGATTCATGCTAGTCGAATAGACATCAACATAACCTAGAGCTTTGCTCAATCTCACAATTCTTGTACCCCCTATACAATGAATATATATGAGCAAGAGTAGGGTATTACCTCGTAtaccgagggcatggacttggaTAAAACTCTGCCCATGTTACCATCTGATCTACTCATTCGGGCGAATACCCCGTCCAATGATTGCATGAGCACCGAGGACACCGACAATGAGAGTGGGAAGACGGATAAATGGCAACAAAGATGGGATGCCATGTGTTGAAATAAATGACGTGGACCTATTGAGGTTTTGAGTCGTGGTTACTGAGTTAGGGGAGTGTGGTATTttcttttcttccgttgcaacgtacGAGCTCTTTTGTTAGTGTGGTACCTAAattgaatgatgtgatgaacaagttTAAATGTGTGTTTCAGATGAGTTTGTGTACAAAACTTGTGTTTTTTGGCGATTAAGTTTTGGTGATTTGCTAGATGAAGAAAAATTTAATCTCTTTGAAATTGCAAGGGACTGAGATATTAGATACATTTTGAACTTTTGGGACAGGGATCTGCCGCTAAAGATTAGTTTTGTTGTGTGTTGATCCGCGCATCAGTACACACAAAAGGACGGTACAGCGAGTTCGCTTTATACTATTccctcctgttggaaatatgccttagaggtaaTAATAcaatgattattattatattttcttgttcatgataattatttattatccatgcttataattatattgattgaaaactaaatacatgtgtggatacatagacaacacattgtccctagtaagcctctaaaggactagatcgttgatcaaagatgatcaaggttttgtggccataaacatgagttgtcatttgataacgggatcacatcattaggagaatgatgtgatggacaagacccaaactatgaacgtagcatatgatcgtgtcagtttattgctattgttttctgcatgtcaaatatgtgttcctatgaccataagatcatgcaactcccgggcatcggaggaatactttgtgtgtatcaaacgtcacaacgtaagttagtgactataaaggtactctacaggtatcttcgagggtgtctattgggttggtgtgGATTGAGACTGAAATTTgttactccgtatgacggagaggtatctctaacacccacttggtaatacaacatcacaacaagcttgcaagcagtgtgaccaaagagttagtcatgggatcttgtattacggacgagtaaagagacttgtctgtaacgagattgaactaggtatggagacaccgatgatcgaatctcacgcaagtaacataccgatgaataaagggaacaacatacatgattaattgaatccttgacatcgtggtttgaccgataaagatcttcgtagaatatgtaggaatcaatatgggcatgtaggtcccgttattggttattgactggagagtgtctcggtcatgtatgcatagttctcgaacccgcatgatcTGCAGACTGAAGGTTCCattacgtttcggtatagttgagttatgtatgttggtgattgaaggttgttcggtgtcccggatgagatcccagacatcacgaggactcctcctcttgggGGCTGCCGGCCGACCCTAggagaaaccctagggcgccacccctttccctccctcctatatatattggagaggagagagggcagCCGCACCTTAAGCCACGACGCAGCTCTCTCTTCCTTCCTCTAGTTCGTTTCTCCTCTAGATCGATTCAATAGTCCACGGGGAAGCCCTGCCGGATCCGCTCCACTACCACCaccgccacaccgtcgtgctatcgaagaattcatctacctctccgccccctcttgctagatcaagacggaggagatcgtcatcgagctgtacgtgtgctgaacgcggagatgccgaccgttcggcactagatcgtgattggatcgcgcggcggcttgcgatttggattgcgaagacgttcgactacatcaaccgcatttcttagcgCTTCCCGCTTAacaatctacaaggatatgtggatccgatctctcctctcgtagatgatcatcatcatggatatatcttgtatgtgcatagaattttttttgttttccatgcaacgttttcCATCATCTCCGTCCCATATTAACATTAAAAGAGCCCTTATATTACGAAACAGAAAGAGtactatatactccctctgtatcaAAATAATTATTGTTAAAAAAACTAGTTTAGTTCTTTTCAACAACAATTATTTAAGTACGAAGGAAGTAATATACTCCCTCCTTTTTAAAATAAGCGATTCAAAAGTATGTTAACTATTGTACTAAAGTTAATGCAAAGTTGAGtcaatttttgagtcacttattttaagacggagggagtactatataaTAATTTACTTTTGTATGGAGCTTTTGCGCTTATGTTGGGTACAAATGGCGCTTACAACAATGTTGTTGACTAAATCCACCTCGCCAGAAGCGATTAGCCGGCCCATGATTCCAAAACTGGAGATCGATCAGACAATTGAAGAACCGGGAATGCCCCAACACTCATAAGGAAGTCCGCCATTTGATCCGCATATAGGACCTTCAGATTTGTACTCTTATTCTTTAGTCACTTGAAATCATAGAAGTTGAGAATGCTTCATTAGATTGTCTGCGCCATTCAGTTTGTCCATGCAGAAATCGCCGCTGTGAACATACAGCTCGGACGCTAATTACGGTCGGCCGGCTAGCCGGTGTTAATGCTACTGCAAAGTGCAGAGGTAGAAAGCAACTAACCCCCATAAAACAGCAGAAGATTCAGCCACAGAACACACATGCACAACTGAATCTCGTCGTTCAGAAAGAAAGTATCTCGGGAATCTGCGCGGCTTCCGCCTCCGGCTTCTCCCTCCCGGACCTCTTCCACCCTGCTCCTCCTATATAGCTCTCGCTCCCTCCACTTGGCACCGCGTACTCCCCTCGCGAACGCGACGCGGATCTTGTCACGACTCACGCGCGAACACACTCTGCATCGTCGACTGCCATCGCCGGCGCGTAGATCGATGGCGACGGAGGCGGCGCCGGAGTGGCTTGAGAAGGGCGACAACGCGTggcagctggcggcggcggcgctggtgggGCTGCAGAGCGTGCCGGGCCTGGTCATCCTCTACGGCAGCATCGTCAAGAAGAAGTGGGCCGTCAACTCCGCCTTCATGGCGCTCTACGCCTTCGCCGCCACCATGGTCTGCTGGTGCCTCTGGGGCTTCCGCATGTCCTTCGGCGACCGCCTCCTCCCCTTCGTCGGACGCCCCGACTTCGCCGGCCTCGACAGCGCCGGCTTCCTCGCCGGCCAGGGCTTCGCCGGCGCCTACCCGGCCGCCACGCTCCTCTTCTTCCAGTTCGTCTTCGCCGCCATCACGCTCATCCTCGTCGCAGGCTCGCTCCTCGGCCGCATGAACTTCCGCGCCTGGATGATCTTTGTGCCCCTCTGGCTCACCTTCTCCTACACCGTCGGCGCCTTCAGCGTCTGGAGCCCTAACGGGTTCCTCTTCAAGGCCGGCGTCATGGACTTCGCCGGCGGCTACGTCATCCACCTGTCGTCCGGCATCGCCGGCTTCACCGCCGCCTTCTGGGTCGGCCCGAGGACGGCCAAGGACAGGGAGGCGTTCCCGCCCAACAACATCCTCCTCACGCTCGCCGGAGCCGGGCTGCTGTGGATGGGGTGGACGGGGTTCAACGGCGGCGCGCCCTACGCCGCCAACATCGACGCGTCCGTCGCCGTCGTCAACACGCACCTCTGCACGGCCACGAGCCTCCTGGTGTGGCTCATCCTCGACTGCTTCGTCTTCGGCCGCCCCTCCGTCATCGGCGCCGTCCAGGGCATGATCACCGGCCTCGTGTGCATCACCCCAGGAGCCGGGCTGGTGCAGGGCTGGGCGGCGATGCTGATGGGGCTCGTCTCCGGGAGCGTGCCGTGGTTCACCATGATGGTACTGCACAAGCGGTGCCGGATCCTGAAGCACGTGGACGACACGCTCGCCATCCTCCACACGCACGCCGTGGCCGGCAGCCTGGGCGGCCTCATGACGGGCCTCCTGGCGGAGCCGCGGCTCTGCCGGCTCTTCTTCGGCGACGACCCGCGGTACGTGGGCTTCGCGTACGCGGTCAGGGGCGGGCGCGCCTCGGCAGGGTTTCGGCAGATGGGCGTGCAGCTGGCCGGGATCGCGTTCATCGTGGCGCTCAACGCCGTCGTCACGAGCGTCGTGTGCCTGCTCGTCGGGTTGGCCGTGCCGCTCCGGCTCAGCGAGGAGCAGCTGGCGGCCGGCGACGACGCCATACACGGCGAGGACGCGTACGCGGTGTGGGGCGAGGGCGAGACGTACGAGCAGTCCGTGCATGGGAGCCGGCGATACCAAATGACGGCCAATCCAATGTCGTCCAAGGTTGATGAGATCATCTGAGCAACCCTATGCATTGTAAGGTCCATATGTACTCCACTGTGAAGTATGCTTAACGGATTTGCTATTTAGGAGTAGATCTGTAGTCCACCAACGAATTAATGTCCAAGGAAATTAGGAAGAGCCTCCTCTACGGCCAAACCCACAACTGTGTAGTTTTCGATCGTTGAAGCAGTCCAAAGGGGCTGAGCCCTTGGATCAATATGGGCGAGTTTGGTTGCTTGTATCGTTTTTAAACACTTTGTTGCATGCTTATTCTACTAGGATCTGGATGGATATTTGCATGTCAAAAACCAACATCTGCATGTTGATTAATTGTTTGCATATCCTCTTTCTACATCGTAGCGATGCCTGCTCGTTTCGTGTTTGGTTGTTCGCATTGTATATGGTCAGATGAATGCATGTTATTTGGTTGCATATGAGCATATCGAAAATCCTACACCTACGTACACCTACACATGTTTACGTATTCTTCCAACTAATCTTAACATCCTCCCCTGATTTTCACCGGGGTGGGGCCCCTTCCTTTTCCCCAACTCCAATCCTAAACTCCCACGTTGCTTGATATGTAAGTTTACGTAAGCAAATTACGTAGATGTAGCAAAGCTCATGAGCATAGAGTTGTGCTCAACTTATACCCTATTTAATGAGCTTACCCATTACTACTACACCTTGTACGCGATAACGCCGAGCACATCAACGCCACAACACTGCAATGGCGATGAACTGGACGAATATGATGAAGTTCTTCAACCAAACGGACGATCCACCTCTCCCACATACTTGGAGTAAGCATCTTCTCCGCCTACCTAGTCTTAAATCCTcactggttgttgtcgttgtcccgTGAAACTTGTTGGTTGCAACCTTCCCATGAACTGTAAACCCCTGAAACCCTCCCTTCGAACACCGCATACAACTTATCCTAGCAGTGCAAATGAGCACTAAGTTGAATCAACAAGCATTGGAAAACACAAACAACATGCATTGAAGCACTCTAGGAGCAAGCAATGAAGCACAAAAGCAATGGAGCGAGAGCATTAGCAAGCATGCATGATCATACCACATTGCAAGTTCAACCTACCACTACGTTGGTGTCATCCTACCACCACGTCCAAAACAGGGTGTAATCCTACCACCGCAAGTTCATGATCACCACACGGATCACCGTAAGGGGTTAGTATATACCACCTCATCAAAATATACATATCATATGATTGTTTTCAAGCCCTAACTACATAAAATATACGTCAAcaacgtcattgtcatcgtcaaggaTCATGCACGCCGTCGCCACCAGCAGAACCAGCACTAGTAGTAGTGTTTTCCCAGCCAGGTCCTCATCGAGAGCACCCTATGAGCCTCTCCCATGGCAACAAATCCAACACCATGGGCTTTGTTGTCAAGCAGATGGTTGAGACTCACCATGAGAGCCTCTCAACTCAAGTCACCTTGCTCCATTACGACGTGTAGATCTCAGGGTAAACGTCGGTTGTCTTGCTCTCCCCGATGGTGATGGCCACCTCCTTCACTGCGTGAGTCATGCTGCTGAAGACGATCAACTCCTCCTCCATGAAACATGCCCGCTTCCTCTTCTTATCAACCACATGAACATGCTCACCATCCTCCTCAGGAGCATCAATGTTGATGGTGTCCGGATAGTCGGGCATCACGGACATCGGCGAGCCCAGGGGCTGACCAGAGCCCATAGCATGCTTGCTAGTTCGAGCCCGAAGGAGAAGATTTGTTGCATCTAGTGGTAGTTCTGGATAGGTGTGTTGAGGAACTCTACATCCTTGTGGTGATCCTAAGAAAGAAACAACATAGAGTGGCGGTTAGTTAGTATAACAATGATTCATAGGCTTAAACAACTGATTATTTAGAATGGCATGGTTTGTGAGCTAACCGCGATGTGGCCTTGGTAGCGCTTAGCATCCAAGAGGGTCATGAGGTCTCCTCATCCTATGAAGCACCGCTCATGTCTTTCAGCTTGGAGGAGATGATCCACCTCGTTCTCTACTTCCTCAGGTGGTTGTAAACCTGGGTTGAGGTGACCTCCTGACCACAAATCTCGAACACTTGCTTCGCCACGGAGTTCAAGTGCACCTCCTTGAAGCCCTTGCGAGTCCTCACTTCACTAGATATGATCTCACACATCTTGTTAAGCACAAAAGTGGAAAGGTACGGCTACCATTTCATGATCCATCCTCTACCATCATTGTTCTTCTTTGCGGCTTCCTTTTGAGCAACAACATGAGCTACAACATTGGGCTGAACCAACACAAATGGAGGAATCATAGTCGTCACCTCGAAAACCTCATAATCGAGAGGCATCTAGTCGATGTTAGCTTGGGAGTCCTTGACGTAGGACGCCGAGATCTGACTCTCGGACGACATGATGGACAGACTAAACTCTTGCGTGCTCATGTCCTACAAACGTAAGCATCATCAATATTACAACACACTACACATCGACGGTATGAACTAGCTGTACACATGGACTATAGACTACACTGAACTAGCAGTACGTATGAACAAACattaaaacatgcacacatgaatGATCTAGTCTAATTAAGACACCACTAACTATGTACACATATGGATAATCTTGATCAACACTTGGACACTACCATACCATGCATCTAAGCATATTACCAATCCATCCATGAACATGTAAGCATACTACCAATCCATTTATGAACATCTAAGCAAGCAATCACGGAAAGAATCCCTAGCATGCTTCAAATCCATCCCAACTAGCTACTCCAACATCACATCGAACAGATCGGAAGATCTAACCCCACCACATCATCGGATCTAGCTACAACTAGTAGAGGGGAGGGAGTCATTGAACTTATAAACGCCATTGGAGGAGCCGCGGAGGAGGTTATTGGCATGAAGGAGACGAGGAGGAGTGGATTCGCCTCGCCGGAGTAGTTGCACCACTTACCTCATCATCAAGATGGATCCAGGCTTGCGTGAAAGCTCGAGAGGGGGG
This region includes:
- the LOC123399688 gene encoding ammonium transporter 2 member 5-like; amino-acid sequence: MATEAAPEWLEKGDNAWQLAAAALVGLQSVPGLVILYGSIVKKKWAVNSAFMALYAFAATMVCWCLWGFRMSFGDRLLPFVGRPDFAGLDSAGFLAGQGFAGAYPAATLLFFQFVFAAITLILVAGSLLGRMNFRAWMIFVPLWLTFSYTVGAFSVWSPNGFLFKAGVMDFAGGYVIHLSSGIAGFTAAFWVGPRTAKDREAFPPNNILLTLAGAGLLWMGWTGFNGGAPYAANIDASVAVVNTHLCTATSLLVWLILDCFVFGRPSVIGAVQGMITGLVCITPGAGLVQGWAAMLMGLVSGSVPWFTMMVLHKRCRILKHVDDTLAILHTHAVAGSLGGLMTGLLAEPRLCRLFFGDDPRYVGFAYAVRGGRASAGFRQMGVQLAGIAFIVALNAVVTSVVCLLVGLAVPLRLSEEQLAAGDDAIHGEDAYAVWGEGETYEQSVHGSRRYQMTANPMSSKVDEII